One segment of Rhodopirellula baltica SH 1 DNA contains the following:
- a CDS encoding family 16 glycoside hydrolase: MRMHLPVPNFLAGLFLIFWCAVGSASLSAQEPAADDPDLQLQGEYVAEDTGVQVIAIGDGEFDVVIYEGGLPGAGAKPSPRKIEADEDVLLGLVDSMNLRRVERVSSTMGRVAPAKATVLFDGTKESADANWENARVSPEGWLMQGTTSKQKFQDYTLHLEFRTPFMPKATGQQRGNSGVYHQSRYETQVLDSFGLEGLDNECGAIYTVSAPAVNVCYPPMQWQTYDVDFTAARFDDAGKKVTDARMTVRLNGVIVQNNVSVPNATRAAKLKEGPEPGPLYLQDHGDEVRYRNIWVLPRDADREAKRPIVSGFERFVGTDALSMADAGEVLIDNLACGSCHAAGTSMLPSQSGPDLSQVFGRVRADAIVDMIADPHTTKRGTTMPDPWPGMEAAERRERAKEIASYLHSINDQPLEDRIVSEKLADRGEKLYQKVGCVACHSADPASPSPMSVPLGKPHRKYTLPSLTKFLKTCNQLRPGLRMPAMVGTDEEIMAVAAYLTREITVGETADAFTRTVYHGSWKQLPKFDSLKPVSKDQVSGLKFDDLKRRNNFGVVYETDLHVNADTKLTFYLASDDGSALEIDGHRLENDGIHPHKTVQAEYELKAGVYPIRVEYFDGGGQTSLSLEVESDTFARDDIAYWVSNTVGGKPLDLLPSDFVADSSLIEKGKQQFYSAGCANCHSVGAGKASDLQMVQAVALDQASEGKGCLADEVSEPAVNFALGASQTSAIESALKRRRSGQRPKVADARRVHLTMVGLNCYACHQRDGVGGPELSRDESFVSTVPEMGLEGRLPPQLTGVGDKLTPQTITDVLNHGANIRSYMGTRMPAFAYEPLRDWHAAVGRLDMDSTVEEADSTASESTILSNGRQLCGNDGLACIKCHSFGGDTGGGLGAIDLLTMPKRLRYEWFQRYLQNPTLYRPGTRMPNSFVDGKSSITTIEDGDPVNQTDAIWKYLSLGDKAKEPVGLKQNAIVLKPTERALRIYRNFFTGVSARGIGIAFPNKTNLIWDAEQMTLSRVWKNGFFDASMHWRGRGQGRQEPLGDAVSILEGQSTLAQLPSVAAAWPEESARARDFRFGGYQLSGGETIAIGFARGDLKVEDTISSQTPAGEKTSPQLSRTLTISVPAAKGNDQWVWQPTDQPMELAEESEGTQVFRFNNQASLQVQGIQLEKVMVEGKAIWRAALPEGETVTIHQTIAW; the protein is encoded by the coding sequence ATGCGAATGCATCTGCCGGTACCGAATTTCCTGGCCGGACTGTTTCTTATTTTCTGGTGTGCAGTTGGCTCGGCTTCCCTCTCGGCGCAGGAGCCCGCCGCCGATGATCCTGATCTTCAACTGCAAGGTGAGTACGTCGCGGAAGATACTGGTGTCCAAGTCATCGCGATTGGTGACGGCGAGTTCGACGTTGTGATTTACGAAGGTGGCCTGCCCGGGGCAGGTGCAAAGCCTTCGCCTCGAAAAATCGAAGCGGACGAAGACGTGCTGCTTGGTTTGGTGGATTCCATGAATCTGCGACGTGTCGAGCGGGTCAGCAGCACGATGGGCCGGGTGGCTCCGGCAAAGGCCACCGTGCTGTTCGATGGAACCAAAGAATCGGCGGACGCGAACTGGGAAAACGCTCGCGTCAGTCCCGAAGGTTGGTTGATGCAGGGAACGACGAGCAAGCAAAAATTTCAAGACTACACACTGCACCTTGAATTTCGGACGCCTTTCATGCCCAAGGCAACCGGTCAACAGCGAGGCAACAGTGGTGTCTACCATCAAAGCCGCTACGAGACTCAGGTGTTGGATTCGTTTGGATTGGAAGGACTCGACAATGAATGCGGTGCGATTTACACGGTCAGTGCTCCCGCAGTCAACGTTTGCTATCCACCGATGCAATGGCAGACCTATGACGTCGACTTCACCGCGGCGCGATTCGATGATGCGGGAAAGAAAGTCACTGATGCTCGGATGACCGTTCGATTGAACGGAGTCATCGTGCAAAACAATGTGTCAGTGCCAAACGCGACTCGGGCTGCCAAATTGAAAGAAGGGCCGGAGCCCGGTCCCCTCTATTTGCAAGATCATGGCGACGAGGTTCGATACCGAAATATTTGGGTTTTGCCACGGGATGCTGATCGCGAAGCCAAGCGTCCGATTGTTTCAGGGTTCGAACGTTTTGTTGGCACTGATGCGTTGTCGATGGCCGATGCGGGTGAAGTTCTGATCGACAACTTGGCATGTGGTTCCTGCCACGCAGCAGGAACATCGATGTTGCCTTCGCAAAGTGGTCCCGATTTGTCCCAGGTTTTCGGACGAGTTCGCGCTGACGCAATCGTTGACATGATCGCGGATCCGCACACCACCAAACGCGGCACAACGATGCCCGATCCTTGGCCAGGAATGGAGGCGGCCGAGCGTCGCGAACGCGCGAAAGAAATCGCAAGCTACTTGCATTCGATCAACGATCAGCCACTCGAAGATCGCATCGTCAGTGAAAAACTGGCTGATCGTGGTGAAAAGCTGTATCAAAAAGTGGGGTGTGTTGCCTGTCACTCGGCCGATCCCGCCAGCCCCAGTCCAATGTCGGTTCCGCTGGGCAAGCCACACCGCAAATACACATTGCCTTCACTGACGAAGTTTTTGAAGACCTGCAATCAACTTCGTCCGGGACTTCGGATGCCAGCGATGGTGGGAACCGACGAAGAGATCATGGCGGTGGCGGCCTACCTGACTCGCGAGATCACGGTGGGCGAGACCGCCGACGCGTTCACCAGAACGGTCTACCACGGTTCATGGAAGCAACTGCCAAAGTTTGATTCGTTGAAGCCGGTCTCGAAGGATCAAGTGAGTGGTCTGAAGTTTGATGACCTGAAACGAAGAAACAACTTTGGGGTGGTCTACGAGACCGATTTGCACGTCAACGCAGATACGAAGTTGACGTTTTACTTGGCCAGCGATGACGGCAGTGCGCTGGAAATTGATGGGCATCGATTGGAAAACGATGGGATCCATCCTCACAAAACGGTCCAAGCCGAATACGAATTGAAGGCTGGCGTCTATCCGATCCGAGTGGAGTACTTTGATGGTGGAGGACAAACGTCGCTGAGCCTGGAAGTGGAAAGCGATACCTTTGCCCGTGATGACATCGCTTATTGGGTCAGCAACACCGTGGGTGGTAAGCCGCTGGATTTGCTGCCAAGCGACTTCGTCGCGGACTCTTCTCTGATTGAAAAAGGCAAGCAGCAGTTTTATTCCGCCGGATGTGCCAATTGTCACTCGGTCGGCGCGGGCAAAGCTTCCGATTTACAAATGGTTCAAGCCGTCGCGTTGGATCAGGCGAGCGAAGGAAAAGGCTGTTTGGCTGATGAGGTGTCGGAACCAGCCGTTAACTTTGCGTTGGGGGCTTCGCAGACATCCGCCATTGAATCGGCGCTCAAACGGAGACGCTCGGGGCAACGTCCCAAGGTGGCGGATGCTCGCCGTGTGCATCTGACGATGGTCGGATTGAATTGCTATGCCTGTCACCAACGCGACGGAGTCGGCGGACCCGAGTTGTCACGTGATGAGTCATTCGTATCCACTGTTCCTGAAATGGGACTGGAAGGGCGTTTGCCCCCGCAATTAACGGGTGTTGGCGACAAGCTGACTCCGCAAACGATCACCGATGTGTTGAATCATGGTGCGAACATTCGCAGCTACATGGGCACGCGAATGCCGGCGTTTGCGTACGAGCCGTTGCGTGATTGGCATGCTGCGGTGGGGCGTTTAGACATGGATTCAACGGTCGAAGAAGCCGACTCCACTGCCAGTGAGTCAACCATTCTTTCCAATGGTCGCCAGCTTTGCGGCAACGACGGATTGGCGTGCATCAAGTGTCATAGTTTCGGTGGAGACACCGGAGGTGGACTGGGAGCCATTGATCTTTTGACGATGCCGAAACGCCTTCGGTACGAATGGTTCCAACGCTATTTGCAGAATCCAACTTTGTATCGACCCGGCACTCGGATGCCGAATAGTTTTGTGGATGGCAAGTCTTCGATCACCACCATTGAAGACGGTGACCCGGTCAACCAAACCGACGCAATTTGGAAGTATCTGTCGCTTGGTGACAAAGCCAAAGAACCTGTCGGGTTGAAGCAGAATGCGATTGTTTTGAAGCCGACCGAGCGGGCACTGCGGATCTACCGGAACTTCTTCACCGGAGTCAGTGCACGCGGAATTGGAATTGCCTTCCCGAACAAAACCAACTTGATTTGGGATGCCGAGCAGATGACTTTGTCTCGGGTTTGGAAGAATGGCTTCTTCGATGCATCGATGCACTGGCGTGGTCGTGGGCAAGGTCGCCAGGAACCGCTCGGTGATGCGGTTTCGATTCTTGAGGGGCAGTCAACATTGGCTCAGCTTCCAAGCGTTGCTGCGGCTTGGCCCGAGGAGTCGGCAAGAGCCCGTGACTTCCGTTTCGGTGGATATCAACTGAGTGGCGGCGAAACCATTGCCATTGGGTTTGCTCGAGGTGATTTGAAAGTGGAAGACACCATTTCTTCTCAAACGCCGGCTGGTGAGAAAACGTCGCCTCAATTGAGCCGAACGTTGACGATTTCGGTTCCTGCTGCAAAAGGCAACGATCAGTGGGTTTGGCAACCGACCGACCAGCCCATGGAACTTGCGGAAGAATCGGAGGGCACGCAAGTTTTCCGTTTCAACAATCAAGCGAGTTTGCAGGTCCAGGGGATTCAGCTTGAGAAGGTGATGGTGGAGGGCAAAGCGATTTGGCGTGCCGCCCTGCCGGAGGGAGAAACCGTGACGATTCATCAAACGATTGCTTGGTGA
- a CDS encoding ATPase with chaperone activity, with translation MTQSSGTTPSGNVDSQLDNLINRIHALSGDKAGSDPSGTAKPRPSGNPPAAGQATAPAAASNLAPGTTPANTPQPANVPQPNAATTGRPPAGAPPQRPANPAGPPAAPPNRTQGQNAPSQNRPAPARPRPPQPAGYQPNRDEPWRPAEPESMQAGHINETLVESIIFRFILNAGEVEGRRIADQVQLPFRLIEPILERLKMDQSVAYKSATATNDYVYVLTESGRAIARNHLHDSTYHGSCPVRLPDYIESVKLQTIEGQYPKREDLQRAFSDLLINPKMLHRLGPAVASGRGMFLFGFPGNGKTSIAERVTGAFGKYIWIPRAVDIDGDILRVFDPMNHEAVMPESSGGLLNSGSFDKRWVRIKRPTIVAGGELTMEMLEVLNNTTSNISEAPLQMKSNCGTLVIDDFGRQKMSVDQLLNRWIIPLEKRYDFLNMASGKKIQVPFDQLVIFSTNLEPKDLVDDAFLRRIPYKIEVENPPEADFRKLFEIMCKVTKIPYNAEAVDYLVKTHYLPVDRPFRNCQPRDLLLQVRNYCLYNNLEVELKKEYFDFACDNYFSVM, from the coding sequence ATGACTCAGTCTTCGGGAACCACACCTTCGGGAAATGTCGACAGTCAGTTGGACAACCTGATCAATCGCATCCATGCGTTGAGCGGCGACAAAGCAGGAAGCGATCCGTCTGGCACCGCGAAACCACGGCCTTCGGGGAATCCACCTGCTGCCGGCCAAGCGACGGCTCCCGCCGCAGCGAGCAATCTCGCCCCAGGAACCACGCCAGCGAATACGCCCCAGCCGGCCAATGTGCCCCAGCCAAATGCGGCGACCACAGGAAGACCGCCTGCAGGTGCCCCGCCCCAACGCCCCGCAAATCCGGCGGGTCCCCCCGCCGCACCTCCAAATCGCACGCAGGGGCAAAACGCTCCCAGCCAAAATCGGCCCGCGCCCGCACGCCCCCGCCCACCCCAGCCCGCCGGGTATCAGCCAAACCGGGACGAACCCTGGCGTCCCGCCGAACCAGAGTCGATGCAAGCCGGTCACATCAACGAAACCCTCGTTGAATCAATCATCTTTCGCTTCATCCTCAATGCGGGGGAAGTAGAAGGACGACGAATCGCAGACCAAGTCCAATTGCCGTTCCGGTTGATTGAACCCATCCTGGAACGACTGAAGATGGACCAGTCGGTTGCTTATAAAAGTGCAACCGCAACGAATGACTATGTATATGTCCTTACGGAATCGGGCCGTGCCATCGCTCGCAACCACCTACATGATTCAACCTATCACGGCAGTTGCCCGGTTAGGCTTCCCGACTACATCGAAAGTGTCAAACTTCAAACGATCGAAGGCCAATACCCAAAACGGGAGGACCTGCAACGAGCATTCAGCGACTTGTTGATCAACCCAAAGATGCTGCACCGTTTGGGTCCTGCAGTGGCCAGTGGACGCGGGATGTTTCTGTTTGGTTTCCCCGGCAACGGCAAGACATCCATTGCCGAGCGAGTGACCGGCGCGTTCGGGAAATACATTTGGATCCCTCGCGCGGTAGACATCGACGGAGACATCCTGCGTGTGTTTGACCCCATGAATCACGAGGCGGTCATGCCCGAAAGCTCCGGCGGATTGCTGAATTCGGGAAGCTTTGACAAACGTTGGGTACGCATCAAACGGCCGACAATCGTCGCCGGTGGTGAACTCACCATGGAAATGCTTGAGGTGCTCAACAACACCACCAGCAACATCAGCGAAGCTCCGTTGCAGATGAAAAGTAACTGCGGAACCCTGGTCATCGATGACTTTGGTCGGCAGAAGATGTCCGTCGATCAACTGCTCAACCGTTGGATCATTCCACTGGAAAAACGCTATGACTTCTTGAACATGGCATCAGGTAAGAAGATCCAGGTTCCGTTTGACCAACTGGTGATCTTCAGCACCAACCTGGAACCAAAAGACTTGGTCGATGACGCTTTCCTTCGCCGGATCCCCTATAAGATTGAAGTGGAGAACCCACCGGAAGCAGACTTCCGCAAGCTATTTGAAATCATGTGCAAGGTCACCAAGATTCCTTATAACGCCGAAGCGGTCGACTACTTGGTGAAGACCCATTACTTGCCCGTGGACCGTCCCTTCCGCAACTGCCAACCACGAGATTTGCTGCTTCAGGTTCGCAACTACTGCCTCTACAACAACCTCGAAGTGGAACTCAAAAAGGAGTACTTCGACTTCGCCTGCGACAACTATTTCTCGGTGATGTAA
- a CDS encoding sulfite exporter TauE/SafE family protein — translation MLSSLTPDQIALLAVGATGIGFSKSGFPGISMLHVVLFAFVFGALESTGILLPMLVVGDLCAIGFFGRKADWSHVRRLLPPTLVGILIGWAMMDRLNPEYFKTLVGGIILALTAVQATRLLRPKLFEKFPHQVWFSVFLGLLAGLTTMLANAAGPVVALYLIAVSLPKWELIGTSAWLFLVLNILKLPLSYNLGLISPDTLLVGAALAPMIPIGMLSGKWLVTRVSQTWFNAILLGFTAIAAVRLMGWF, via the coding sequence ATGCTTTCATCCCTCACTCCCGACCAAATCGCACTTTTGGCAGTGGGAGCGACCGGCATTGGGTTTTCAAAATCTGGCTTCCCCGGCATCAGCATGTTGCATGTTGTGCTATTTGCCTTTGTATTTGGAGCATTGGAATCGACCGGTATCTTGCTTCCGATGCTGGTGGTTGGCGACTTATGCGCCATCGGATTTTTCGGGCGAAAAGCAGATTGGTCACATGTTCGACGATTGCTTCCACCCACGCTGGTGGGAATCTTGATTGGCTGGGCAATGATGGACCGTTTGAACCCTGAATACTTCAAGACTCTCGTCGGTGGGATCATCCTGGCGTTGACCGCGGTCCAAGCCACACGATTGCTCCGGCCAAAATTGTTCGAGAAATTTCCCCATCAAGTTTGGTTCTCGGTTTTTCTTGGGTTGCTCGCAGGTCTAACAACGATGTTGGCCAATGCTGCTGGGCCGGTGGTCGCTCTCTACTTAATCGCTGTCAGCCTGCCAAAGTGGGAACTGATTGGAACGAGCGCTTGGCTGTTCTTGGTTTTAAACATCCTGAAGCTGCCGTTGAGCTACAACCTTGGGCTCATCTCACCCGATACATTGTTAGTCGGAGCTGCACTGGCACCGATGATCCCGATTGGGATGTTGTCAGGAAAGTGGCTCGTCACACGAGTTTCCCAAACTTGGTTCAACGCCATTCTTCTGGGATTCACGGCCATTGCCGCCGTGCGACTGATGGGTTGGTTTTGA
- a CDS encoding neutral/alkaline non-lysosomal ceramidase N-terminal domain-containing protein has product MVRPLDVSVPSIRFIGIWLIGCFLWGSFDHSFATAEEENSKTPVAESAPTSPLLIGSAQRDITPPMGFPMSGYFHERLATDTRDPLFAKAVVFEQDGTTVVWVVCDLVGITRDLYEEVVRRSESLHGIPAKNHILSATHSHTAPDYKAHLVRHLRGELDEDEKKNSGSPYAAGLIDGIVCSIGDAISSKRAAKLLAGNATQSVPVSFNRRSVMKDGSIRTWQGESNPDRLRVAGPIDDQLGIVAVVDIESNRPFAICSSYALHLDTVGGTRWSADYPALMQRAVAENFGDDVLSIFGAGTCGDINHADPSRKERNSCEFIGHALGETLVKEARSMLAKSIETPSVTTPQLKYRHAVVPLPLQAPTKQSIARAKALVPRAREGEKIGFEDLVAANRDVQLDRLRNNPSWIDADDPANVWPMIAWEGVGNHLPVDVSTITVGDELAIVFLPGEVFVDLGLAIKRHSPFKTTMVIELSNCVETAYLPTHAAYAQGSYEVINSRTKPGSGEKLVAAALSLLRSAAADDAPAKYETLSELTAR; this is encoded by the coding sequence ATGGTTCGTCCGTTGGATGTATCTGTTCCCTCGATCCGCTTTATCGGCATTTGGTTGATAGGCTGTTTCCTTTGGGGCAGCTTCGATCACTCATTTGCGACGGCAGAAGAGGAAAATTCAAAGACGCCGGTAGCGGAGTCAGCACCAACGTCGCCTTTGTTGATCGGAAGTGCGCAACGAGACATCACTCCACCGATGGGGTTTCCGATGTCGGGTTATTTTCACGAGCGGTTGGCGACCGATACTCGAGACCCGCTTTTCGCGAAGGCCGTTGTGTTTGAACAGGACGGAACAACGGTTGTCTGGGTCGTTTGCGATTTGGTTGGAATCACCCGTGATTTGTATGAAGAAGTGGTTCGGAGATCAGAATCGTTGCACGGGATCCCAGCTAAGAACCACATTTTGTCGGCGACGCACTCGCACACTGCCCCCGATTACAAGGCTCACTTGGTTCGGCATCTCCGCGGAGAGTTAGACGAGGACGAAAAAAAGAACTCAGGTTCTCCTTACGCGGCAGGGTTGATCGATGGGATTGTGTGTTCGATTGGAGATGCAATCTCCAGCAAACGGGCCGCGAAGCTCTTGGCTGGCAACGCAACTCAGAGCGTGCCGGTTTCTTTCAACCGTCGATCGGTGATGAAAGACGGCAGCATCCGGACTTGGCAAGGTGAATCCAATCCCGATCGACTGCGCGTCGCCGGTCCGATTGATGATCAGTTGGGCATCGTCGCCGTCGTTGATATTGAAAGCAATCGTCCGTTTGCGATTTGCAGCAGCTATGCGTTGCATTTGGACACGGTGGGTGGCACCCGATGGAGTGCGGACTACCCCGCCTTGATGCAGCGAGCGGTGGCTGAAAACTTTGGTGATGATGTGCTGTCCATTTTTGGTGCCGGCACTTGTGGCGACATCAATCACGCTGACCCATCCCGGAAAGAACGCAATTCGTGCGAGTTTATCGGGCACGCATTGGGCGAAACGCTGGTGAAAGAAGCTCGTTCAATGTTGGCGAAATCTATTGAGACACCGTCTGTCACAACTCCGCAATTAAAATATCGCCACGCGGTGGTGCCGCTGCCATTACAGGCACCGACGAAGCAAAGCATCGCGAGAGCGAAAGCATTGGTCCCACGTGCTCGAGAGGGCGAAAAAATTGGATTCGAAGACCTTGTTGCGGCAAATCGCGACGTCCAATTGGATCGGTTGAGAAACAATCCATCGTGGATCGACGCCGACGATCCCGCTAATGTTTGGCCGATGATCGCTTGGGAAGGCGTGGGCAATCATCTGCCCGTTGATGTTTCCACCATCACCGTGGGGGATGAGCTGGCCATCGTCTTCCTACCCGGAGAGGTTTTTGTTGACTTGGGGTTGGCGATCAAGCGACATTCGCCATTCAAGACAACGATGGTGATTGAATTGTCCAACTGTGTCGAAACCGCTTATCTGCCAACGCACGCGGCGTATGCGCAGGGCAGTTACGAAGTCATCAATTCCCGAACGAAACCTGGATCGGGTGAGAAGTTGGTTGCCGCGGCACTCTCCCTGTTGCGAAGTGCGGCTGCCGACGATGCTCCTGCAAAATACGAAACACTTTCTGAACTGACTGCCCGATGA
- a CDS encoding GNAT family N-acetyltransferase, whose product MSMETKSTTDSKQSAMDIEILRVDYTHEPHRQSLLRLLSEYANDPAIGSPGLSKRAQQRVATELAQRPNAVSLFAMINHPNNRSEAIGLANCFEVFSTFAAAPVLNVHDVMVSAPHRGKGVGSMLMQAITDLANERNCCKVTLEVYRGNQPARSLYSKNGFAGTELNSELGETLFLSKRLESDD is encoded by the coding sequence ATGTCGATGGAAACAAAATCCACTACCGACTCAAAGCAATCCGCGATGGACATCGAAATCCTTCGAGTTGACTACACGCACGAACCCCATCGCCAATCTTTGCTGAGATTGCTTTCGGAGTACGCCAACGATCCGGCGATCGGCAGTCCCGGACTAAGCAAACGGGCCCAACAACGTGTTGCCACTGAATTGGCTCAACGCCCCAATGCGGTCTCACTTTTCGCGATGATCAACCATCCGAACAACCGCTCCGAAGCAATCGGACTAGCAAATTGCTTTGAGGTCTTCAGCACATTCGCCGCCGCACCGGTTCTAAACGTGCACGACGTTATGGTCAGTGCACCGCATCGGGGAAAAGGAGTTGGTTCGATGCTGATGCAAGCAATCACTGATCTCGCAAACGAACGCAATTGCTGCAAAGTGACGCTTGAAGTCTATCGCGGTAACCAACCGGCTCGTTCGCTGTATTCCAAGAACGGATTTGCAGGAACCGAACTGAATTCTGAACTCGGCGAGACGCTGTTTCTTTCCAAGCGCCTAGAAAGCGACGATTAG
- a CDS encoding DUF4870 domain-containing protein, with product MQNEPDSTANTWAMILHFSQFAGYVVPIAGFLAPIVIWQLKKEDIPSLDLHGRNVTNWLITQFLLSVLCWILLIVGIGVLGFLILAVLSVIFPIIGGIKASQGEVWKYPMTIRFV from the coding sequence ATGCAAAACGAACCAGATTCAACTGCCAACACATGGGCAATGATATTGCATTTTTCGCAATTCGCGGGATACGTGGTCCCGATCGCTGGTTTCCTTGCTCCAATCGTGATCTGGCAACTCAAGAAAGAAGACATTCCTTCCTTGGACCTTCACGGACGAAACGTCACTAACTGGCTGATCACCCAATTTCTGTTAAGCGTTCTTTGCTGGATCTTGCTAATTGTCGGAATTGGCGTCTTGGGCTTCTTGATCCTGGCCGTGTTGAGCGTGATCTTCCCGATCATTGGAGGCATCAAAGCCAGCCAAGGTGAAGTTTGGAAATACCCAATGACGATTCGCTTCGTTTAA
- a CDS encoding c-type cytochrome domain-containing protein — MPESHSRSNTAQTSHQFAFCGPFVLALLFSLLHPGSSNAADESETSAVRMPVDEEGLVVDFERDIAPIFRQHCLECHGAEEAKADFRVDDRDTVFGYVFGEDLESSSMYIDYLISEDDDMLMPPRSHGGPLSPAELALIRIWIEEGANWPDEANVVQSDLDGSGQPIELADGIRKGIDPTDAGLLARVWSFQGFLHPATVHFPIALFLVGGLFVVLGWKWPALGAQVPLVCLLLGAATAIVATMMGWSFSVEKGYGSWTKVNFDSELFWHRWSAIIVTVLSTIFAIIALKSLRSDDEAGRQRLTNVWKIGLLVVAGMVGAVGHQGGELTYGKDFYPKAISILLGKPWPPESAPETAQESESEEEQSPEITLDAVPTDSTVRLDTFAIPIAIQSPSVPSRV; from the coding sequence ATGCCCGAATCTCATTCTCGCTCGAACACAGCCCAAACTTCGCACCAGTTTGCCTTTTGCGGCCCGTTCGTATTGGCCTTGCTGTTCTCGCTGCTGCACCCCGGCAGCTCCAATGCCGCAGACGAATCAGAAACCAGTGCGGTTCGGATGCCGGTCGACGAAGAAGGCTTGGTCGTCGATTTCGAACGGGACATTGCCCCCATTTTTCGACAACACTGCTTGGAATGCCACGGAGCCGAAGAAGCCAAGGCTGATTTTCGCGTCGACGATCGCGATACCGTGTTTGGCTACGTTTTTGGAGAGGACCTCGAATCGAGCTCGATGTATATCGATTACTTGATCAGCGAAGACGATGACATGTTGATGCCTCCGCGAAGTCATGGCGGCCCGCTTTCGCCGGCGGAACTGGCGTTGATTCGGATCTGGATCGAAGAAGGTGCCAATTGGCCCGATGAAGCGAACGTCGTACAGTCCGATCTGGATGGCTCAGGACAACCAATTGAGTTGGCCGATGGCATTCGCAAAGGCATCGACCCAACTGACGCGGGACTGCTAGCCCGGGTTTGGTCATTCCAAGGATTCCTCCATCCGGCGACGGTCCACTTTCCCATCGCATTGTTTTTGGTGGGCGGGTTGTTCGTCGTGCTGGGTTGGAAGTGGCCCGCACTCGGCGCACAAGTCCCGTTGGTTTGTCTGCTGCTCGGTGCCGCGACCGCGATCGTGGCAACGATGATGGGTTGGTCCTTCTCGGTCGAAAAAGGCTACGGCTCTTGGACAAAGGTCAACTTTGATTCCGAACTGTTTTGGCATCGGTGGTCGGCCATTATCGTGACGGTTCTATCAACCATCTTCGCAATCATTGCTTTGAAGTCGCTGCGAAGTGACGATGAAGCGGGACGTCAGCGTCTAACAAACGTCTGGAAAATCGGATTGCTGGTCGTCGCTGGCATGGTCGGTGCAGTGGGTCACCAAGGTGGTGAGCTGACCTATGGAAAAGACTTCTATCCCAAGGCGATCAGTATTCTGCTGGGCAAGCCTTGGCCACCGGAGTCAGCTCCCGAGACGGCTCAAGAGAGCGAATCCGAAGAAGAGCAGTCGCCCGAGATCACCCTGGATGCGGTCCCCACCGACTCGACCGTCCGATTGGACACATTCGCTATCCCCATCGCCATTCAATCTCCTTCAGTCCCTTCGCGAGTTTGA